The stretch of DNA CTGCCAGATGTGGCGTTTGCCAAGCCCTCGGCCCACCCTCCTTACCAGGCTCCAAAGAGCAGCAACAGTCCTCCCCATCTCCCACTGCCCTCCACCGAGCACACTCACACCCATGCCTCGGGCCACGCCAGAGAAATTAGGGTGCCCTCTCCCTAGGAGGCGTTACCCCCTGGGCCCAAGAACCGGGGTGGCAGCCCTCTGGCATCGCAGGAGATGATGGCGGCCAGAGCCGCTTGCATagattgagaaaagaaaatgaggagGGACCCCCAAGTAGGGCTCCCTGAAAACCCCCAACACATCCCTATAAAAAAGTGGCTCCCGCATAGAAAATCCTGCTCCACAAATAGTGCAAATAACCCGAAGGAAAGGAAATTACCAGCAGCAAGGCTGGGCTGGTAGGAATGGCAAAGAACTTTGGTTTGGAAAGGCTGGGAAGAAAGGGAGCCGtgcccctcttcctctccccgCTCCCTGGAGCCAGCATGGACACTCGCCCCAAGGGCGTCTGTAAACAAGCAAAGCCAGGGGCCTTTGGTTCCAAAAGGTCTTGGTTACAATGTCAAAGCAGAGCCTCCAAGTCCTTCTCGGGCCTGCCTGCAGGGGGCATAGGAGGCCTCTCGTGAACCCAGTTAAAGCCAATGTGTAAGTAAAAGGCTTTGGAGGACCAAGCAACAAGGAATCCTATCACTACACTTAAGAAACTAAAGCCGGGGAGCCGAGGATGACTGGACGTGCCCCTCACCCCCTCGTTATCCTATGTGTCTGCGCCCCAGAGGGTGGTCCCCTTCCAGGCTGAGGGTGTGGCTCCAGTCTGGGAAGAAAAGAAGGGGTCCCTGAGCAGTTAGGTCAGGCGGATTCCCAGCACCTGTTCCAGTTCCTGCCTTCGCTGCTGCACCTGGAGGAGGGACAGACCAGCGGCTCAGGCCCGGCTGCCCACCCTGCCCTCCGGTGTGCCCTCCAGGCCAGCCAGGGCAGAGCCGCCTCACCTTGGCAAAGATGTGCCTCCCCACTGCTTCCTGGGCCCAGGGCTGGTGGTAGAAAGCTGCTCGTCTCTCCTCCTCCGGGTTCCCAATCACATCAGTGATGATCTGTAGAGCGCCAGGAGGAGAGCTGAACACGATTCCCACCCCTGAGCCAGAAGAAGGGTGCTAGGGACAGAACCCCCAGAGCTTAACGTGGGATCACCCTCAGGAAAAAGGGGCACACCTTGAGGTCCCGGCGCTGGGAACGGAGCCACTCCTGGATGAAGTCCTGGGGGTCAGTGCTAAAACTGAGCATGAAATCCCTCTGGGTCTTCAGCTGGTTGATGGACTCAATAGTCTCGTGGATCTGGGCAAAGGGGTACGTGTCAGACTGGCTCCCACCCCGACAAGATCCGCTTCCAGCCCCAACCCCAAAGGACTCAGGTCTCATCCCAAGGTGCTATATAAATGGAAATGCCCGACACCTGCCCACGCTCACTGGGGCCCAGAGGAGGTTGGGGCCCACCTTGACATCAAGGGAGGCGATCTCCTGCTGATTGGTGGTAGAGGCCAGAAAATTGCTCATCTGGGCCTTGAGCGGGTCATCCACCTCCACATCAATGTCGTAACAGGCTGTCTTCTTCTGGTCGTTAGGGTCCACGCTACACGGCACACGGGAGAGGGAGCTAACTTCCCTCCCACCCGCCCGGGGCCAAACCACACACACCCAGGGAGCAAGAAACCAAACGTGCTGCTTTGCTTTGGCTTTAATTCAAGCCAAAGGTAAACTGCCCTGCGAAcagccttcctccccttcccGTTTACCTGATGACGTGGTTGATGACAATGGGGTCTGGATGCTGCAGCAACCCCGCCAGCTTCATGGGAATCTCAGAGAAACGTAGTCGGCCGCAGCTGAAGATCTGGGGAGGGCGCCAGAGGGTGGGTGACGCCCCGGCGGGCACACGGGGCAGTGGCCCATCCTGGGGCGGTGTGGCGCGACAGCAAGGCGGGGgccggtggggagggggcggtgtcCCCGCTAACCTGGCGGAAGTAGCGGTTGCAGTTGATGTACTCGCGCTCGTGGCCGTCCTGCAGCTGGTTGTGTTTGATGTAGAGCCACAGGGCCTGCATGATGGCAGCCCTCGTCTGCGTGTGCACCCCTAGCAGCCTCGCCAGGCGGGGGTCCAGCTTGTACTGCGGGGGCTGGCATGGACAGACAGGAgtcagaggagggaaaaaaaaacccaaagcagaCTAGGGCAGGGACAGGAAGGGTTTACGATAGGCACCTGCCCCTAGCCCCAGACGAGAGTCCCCGCGACCCCAGACGTGGCCTCAGGGCACTTGTCACCTGATGATCCAGCATGAGCAGGAGGGTGCACTTGACGTTCAGGTCTCCGGGCCGTTTCACCTGGAAGCCGTCTGTCTCCTGGGTGGTGGGCATCCGGTGCCActggcaggaggaaggggagtcAAGCTCATCACCAAAGGGGCGGGCAACATACGCACCTGGCCCTGCGAGGGGACTGAGGCCATTTCTCTGCCCACCTGGCACGGCACCCTGTGCTCCCGAGCCCCAGGCCCGCTCTCACCTCCACCAGGTGGTTGTCAGGCCCGTACAGTTCCTTGTCCAGCTCGATGACAAGGCtcttaaagaaggaagaaaacttcCGCTTCTGTTTACTAGGCTGGGGATGTAAAAAGGGTGAGACGTGTGCCGCTGAAGGTTCGAGCCTAAGCCACATACTAAGCCCTGAACAGAGGAGTACTGTTTCAGTCCTAAAGCTCAGGGTACTGAGGATTCTCAGGCCCCAAAAGAAGCGGGGAAAAGTGAGACCTGAGGCACGGAAAGGGGCCTGAGGCAGCCCCGCTGTCAGTCAGTAAAGGACCGGAATTAGCAAGGGCACCCCTTCCTCAGGACACTCTATTGCCATCTGCAGGAAAACCACTGTAACAACCACACAAACCTCCCACCTCTGGACTGGGTGCTGTGCCCTCTCCCTCCAGCAGGATGACCCCGGAAGTGCCCAAGTGTCTGGCCCAAGTCTGAGacccacacacaccaccacccctCCAGACACCTCCTTCCCCAACTCACATCGTCCAGCAGTTTTCCCTCTACTCGGAGTTCCCAGGAAGCCACCTTGTCCCCTGCAGGGGTTCCTCCGGGGGTCCCTGTGGTTCCTGCAGTGTCACCTTCTGCCTTGCTGGGACTGAATGTATTGGAAATATAGATCCGCAGCTTTCGTTTTTGCTAAAGAAAGACAACAGGTTAACTAGACAGTGACCAGCTGCTACCCAATCCTCCCGTCTGAACTCGTCTCACACCCATACAGAGGGCTGTGGGTCAGGCCCCTAGTGAGGCCCTGGGAACTGGGCGAGGATATCTCATCCCTCACCTTCAAGGGACTCACAACTTTATGGGGAAACAGATGCAGTACCAACAGGTCCAATACAGGGGGATCGGTGGTATGACAGACGCACAGAGGGTGCTATCAGAAGTCGCTGGCTCATAGTTTAAGTGAAACTCAAACACTCATCATGGCCACAGAACATCATCTCCTGGAAAGCCTCCACCATTCAAGGAACTGTTATCTAGATAAAATTTCTCTAGGGACAGGGAAGAAGACAGGAACTATCCTTATCTACCCTCCAGCTTTGCCTTTCAAACGTCTGACCATGATGTATAATATTAATGCTTTAAATTACGATCCAGGATCTGCACATATatgcaaatacataaaacaaaaatgtcataATTCCTTTGCTACTGTGAAGTTTTATCATTTCTACAACCCTAATGTTCCATTAAAAACAGGCTGGCCTCACCACATTAAAGCAAATTCATGCTAAATGGGCTGTATCCTATAGTGTAAAACATCCTGCTCTAGCCCATCTGAGACCCTCACTTGGCCCCTGGAAAACAAggccagggagagggagagaagcttGGCAAGGCCCAGGAGCGGCTGGGGCTGCACACACCGTCAGAGGCTTTTTGATGGCCTCCTGGATCTCCATCCGCTTTCTAGCAATGGTCTGGTCCAGCTTCCGTTCAAAAGCCAAGAGGTCCATGTACGCCTGAGACTCTGGAACAAGCTCCCGAATCTGGAGGTGTGGAGGGAGCAAGGATCCATCAGCTCATTTCAGCTGCAGCTCTAGCTCCTTCCTCACTTCCTCCCTCGCCCCAAGGTGAGGGGAGACTGAGTCCACCCTCAGCCAACCAGCCCTTGGGTGGGCCTCGTAGGCCCTCTCCCAACATACTCACTCGCTGAGGTAGAACTTTATCTGCCATCTTCCTCCTCTTTAACCTAAGAGGACAGAAACCCAATGAAGAGGTCCATGGTCCAAAGGacctccccgcctccccaccgCTCCAGTCCCCAGGACCTTCCCAAGACAACCAGGAGTCTTCCTCAGTCATCACAGCCCTTAGGACACGCGGAAACCCTGTTACTGCCAGAGCTACGCtagaagggaagaagaaacagGATGGTCTTACCCCCGGCGCTGGGCAGGCATCGGGGGCTGGGCCTGAGGCACAAGCAGGCGTTTTCGGAATGGGTCCATCATGGTGGGTGGCATGCCAGGTCGAAGTGGAGCAGCTGTGCCAAAGGGGGAGCCGGCAGGGGGTCCCACCTGCAAGCCAGCCATGGGCATCCGGCTCCCTGGGGACATGCCAGGCCGCTGGGGGAAGTGAGCCAATGGGGATGCATAGGTCAGGGGTGGGGCCCAACGGGGCCCGTAACCCATTCCTTCCATCCCTCTCCTCGGCAGGGTCCAGTCCTGAGCAGCACACGGCAGGGCCGCCGAGCCCGGGCAGGAGTGCCAGGAACAAAGGGGAGCAGGCGCCTGAGAGCAGGAGTGTAAACCACACCTGCCCCGCCCCCTTCAACCGCCCTGGCAGCCGTGCCAGCGAATGAGGCCCGCAGAGcccagggggtgggaggagaaccCTGCCTGAAGGGAGAAGAAGGGCCTGGGGGAGTTTTTCAGGGCCCATCGCCACTTGCAACCACCTTCTGGCCCCAGCAACACTCTGCCTGGCTCCCTGGACCAGCCGGCCTCAAGGCTCTCAGATGGTCCCACCGAGCActccatcctctcctcccccagcttAAGGCAGAAGCCGGGGGCAGTGTTGTAGCCAGGCGGTAGGCTGTGGCTGTGATGCGAGCAGGATGATGGGGCACAGCCCCAGTGCCCGTCCCCGTCACCAGCCTGGTGGTGAGACTGAGCAGGGAACGGCAGTCCAACAGGCTGGCAGGCCCATCGGCAGCGGTACCCCAGGTGAGCAAGCTGCAACAGGATGGCTTGGAGCCTGTCCCGACGGGTGGGGGCGGCCTCAGGCAGAGTACACAGGCCATCTGGTCGCCATATGGCCCCTACTCTACTCACCATCCAGAACTGGACCCTTCTCTCACCTCCCTGCTGCCCAGCCCCCAACCTCTAGGCCTGAAGACTCCAAGGGGAAGCTGTGGCTCCCCAGTGGTCTGCGGAAGGGAGAGCAGCTGGCATCTGGCCTCTGCCTGCGGTCCGCACGCCACCTGGTGGCTGGGGCTGCTTGGCAATGCCAAGCTGGAGAATGGAGATAAGATTAGCCTGGGATGCAAGGATCAAAGTCTTAGGATCAGCAGAGGAAGCTGGGTGGGAGGTGGCTCCTTTCAAGGCCTGCAGAAGGGATTTCCCACTGAGGTCCGGCTCCCCAACATTACTGTGGAACCCACTGGGGAGGAGCCCCCACTCCCTTCCTCGTGGCTGCTGCTGCCTGCAAGGCCTGTTTGGCAGCTCTGCCTCGCACACACTGTCCCTGGCAGCTTCACAGGGCTGGCCCCAGGGCCCAGATTATGCAACCAGCACAACCAGCCAACCAAGCCAGGCTGGGTGGGGATTCACACCAAATCAAAggacccccgccccccccaacccccttccCCGCCAGCATCACAGAGATGAGATTCCTGCTCCAACTCTTCATCCAGCACTCATCCCACGTTCTCACCAAGGACGGTCAGATTCTTGACCAGAGgcaaacacagagaaaaacataagaaaCACGACCCAAAGACAGGGGGAGGGGAAAAGGAGTCGGGTGGGAAGGAAGCGTTTGGGAGGATGGGGTTCAACGTGGGGGGCTCTGTCAGGGACCTCTGGAGTCCTGCCACAAGTCTCCTCATCAGGAGGAGGCTCCTCTGAGCTGCTGAGAGGCAAAGACAGCCTGCTTCTCTGCCTTAATGAGCCATAGCTACACAGCTAGAgatgctaggaaaaaaaaactcagggTGGTCACAGCTGAGAGCCCGGCCCCCTCGCACCCTAGACTCCAGTGTTTCCCACCAGTGCCTGAGCTGAGGGGGTGGAACGACTGAGGCAGGGAACCTGCAGAGTGGGAGGTCCTGAGCACCACGCAGCCCGCCTAGGCAGGTGCTCCCGGAACAGGAAGTCCCAAAACCAGGCGGCACAGGCCTGGCCTAAAGGAGGCCTGCGAGGCCCCCCAGCTCGCCCAGGGCCCCAGGCTTCTCCCGAGGGGGTAAGGGGCCCCTGGAAAGGCGGCTTACAGTTCCTGCAGTCCCAGCTCAGCCTGGCCAAGCTCCACACCTGGGCTCTGAAGCACCAGTAATTCCTCCTCTTCTAAAAAAACAAcccaagacttaaaaaaaaaaaaagaccagagccCTGATCTCTTAGGCTCCCTGACCCCTTTCCTGCAGCAGGGCTAGGGAGGCCTGGCTCCACGCCCTGAGCCTCAGATGTGAGCAGTAACGTCCTCTCCCTCAGCCTAGCACAGCCCACGTCCTCAACCGGACTCTGGCTCCACCGCCCACGACAGCAGGGGTGGGAGGCCAGGCTGATGCTGCCGCCTCCAGTCTGGCCCCTGGTGCCTCTGAAGGCTGGGCCTAAGGACCAAGAAGAGAACCTACCTCTGCAGACATACAAAATACCTTCAACTCTCTGGTGTGAACCCAGCAATCTGTGTTctttgcggggggcgggggagggggtgtagtggtgttttttttttaattatgttttcattAAGCTCCTTAGTAGACCGTCACCCACAGCTTGAAACACTCTGCAAGGAGGTGGGGTCATCACTTCCCTTCCGTCAGTAAGCTCCCCTATTTGCCCCACGTGAGCTTGAGAGCCTCGCTCCTCCAGCTCACCTCACATGCCCCAGCAGAGACACACCCCCTGCTCCTCAGATCTCAAGTCCCTTCTCCCAGAAGTCACATAACTGGACTTGGAAAGAGGCCACACAGGATCCTCCTTGAAGTCAGCAGACGTGAACTGGGCCCTCCCTCCCCAGACATCTATCTTTACTTCTGCACCCCTCCCCCTACACGTACACACATGccccttccctggaggaggaggaggccatgAGAAGCTGCAGGGGAAGCCCAGGGAGGCAGAGGCTCCGTGCCTTCCTCAAGGTCCCCTCTCCTGGAAGCCTGGGGTACCCAGCCAGTTCGCTCAGCCTTGCCACAGGTCCAAGGCCACTCCCTCAAAATCATCCTGGAATCCGTCCTCTCAGGGATTTCCCCAGGCTTAGGAAATTAGAGAGGTTCCTATCCAGTTCTTGGAGCCTTCCCCGGGGCCAATGGCCCCCAGGGAGGCTCCTCAGCTAACTCATCTAAGAGCTGGAATGACAGACACAGGGATCCCTCAGTGACACTCTGGGCCCATGAATCCCCTGGAGTGAGAGCAAGATGGGAAAGATGAATCCCAGCTGGAGTCTTGGGGACCAGGTCTGTCTCTGTCAATAGCCAGATCCTTGGTTCAGAGAGAAGAGGGAACATGAGGAGCAAGGAGGAAAAATCACCATCCCAGTGAAGCATCTCTTCACAAAGTGGGGACCCAGGGCTCCTACTCTATGAGGATCCACTTACGGGACCTCTACCTGGGGGCGAGAGGGAGAGGAGACATGAGAATCTCCCAGGTGCCCTGAGAGATTAGCAAGACGTCAGTGTCAAGTGCTAGGGCACACAGACTGGGATATGTCCTTGTTTAGAACCTAAAGGCTAATTAAAAGTGGAGAGGAGGGCGGGGGGAAAAGGATGAGGGCAACTCCCAAGCATTCTGGGGCAATCAGAAACAATGGACTTAGGGACTGATAAGCCCACCCCCAGTGTCAGGCTGATTCCTCACACACTGACCCCGCAGTCTCTTGATGGCCTTTGAAGCTGCAACCCGAGAAGTCCTCTGCAAAGCCAGACCCAGAAGGGGTCAGACAGAACCCTTTGAAGCAACTCTCTGcaggctcctccagccccagACCAGCAGTACTCAGTGGTGCCTCTCTGTTCCTCCAGACTAATCAACTCCTGGACACTCTGACACCAGGCAGAAAGCCAGAAAGTCTGTCCAAAATGGGCTAAGCTTTCCTCCTTCCTCAGGCCTGTCCACGACCCTCTCTGATCTAACCTAGAGGCATCCCTGTGTGAAGGTGCCAGGGCCTGGCCCAGGAGTAGATTCCCCTTGCACGGGGTGCAATCCCCAAGCTCTGCCTTCTGTGCCCCTGGGAAGCCaggcccttcttcctcctccttagCAGCTGGGAGCCATCTCAGACACGCTAAAACTCTGCCAGTTCCCAactagggggagaaaaaaaaacccagagcaGACTTGGAGTAGGACCAAGACCAATGCAGGGTAACCCTGCTTTCTCAATGAGGGCTCTTTCCCAAAACTTTCTCATCACTTCCCAGGACCCTTTACCCGAGAATCTATACTAGATCTCTCATTCTCACTAGCTTCGACTACGCCTCCCATCTCTCACTCAGAATCCCTGTTCCAAGGAAGATCCCGAGACGCTCCCAAATGCTTCAAACCCTCCACCCGAGTCGTTCTTACATTCTCCCTCAAGTCCTCCACCACCACCTGGCCGAGCCCGAGGGTCCCCAGCCTTGCCCCCCACCATGCCCCGTGAAATCCACATGCAGAGCCTCTGTGCCCCCTATTCAGGAGGCTGCCCCAGGGCCCTCACTCGAGGCCCCCTGACCCGGGAGTGCTCGCTGCGCCACCCGCCCATCCGCCCTCCTCACCTGGTACTGCGCCGCCGGGCCCGCGGGGCCCATGGGGCGGAAGGCAGCGGCCCCGGGGCCCCCCACGCCTCCAGCCGGCCCGGGCCCCCTAAGCGCCGGTCCGGGCAGCATGCCGGGTCCCGCCGGCGGAGGCGGCGCTCCCAGGGCCGCGGCAACCGCGCCGCCGCCAGGGCTCAGCGGGGGCAGCGGGAACCCGCCCGCGCCACGGCCCGACATCGCTCCGTCCCGTCCGGCGGTGTCTTAGTCCGGACTCGGGGCTCCGCGCTGAGTTCGCTCCGCGCTGAGTTCGCTCCGCACTCCGTGCTCCGGGACTTTCCGATCTAAATTCCGGGTTCTGGGGCTTGTTGATCCGGATTCCGGGCTTTCCTAATCCAAGTTAGCGAGTTCTTCAGAAACCCACTTTGGGGCAGGGCCGATCTTGATTCCGGTCCTGCCCGGAAAATTCCGGATCCGGGATCCGCTACGGGCCCGCTGCCTCCCCGGGCCTCCGAGGTTTGGCCGCCAGCGTCCAGTTACCCAGAGGCGGTAACTAACTCCCTGCCCCGCCTAACCCAGCCCAGCACTAAGCCCCGCCTATACCTAGTCGCCCAATGCGAGGATGTCTCCTCAAATCCCGCCCCTCGCGAGACCCGCCCCCAACAGGCACCGCCCCTAACCGCCGGCCCCGAAGCCCCGCCCACATCCCTTGGGTCGGCCCTCCACCGGAGGGGCGGGAGCGGAAGGGGCACACGGAAATGCCGGGGGAAGGGGGGCAGAGGTCGAAGGTCAGGAGGTAAGAGTACGGTGTAAGAGTAGTTGCTGATTTCTCATCGGTGCAGTCGAATCCCCGAGGTACCGGGTCACGCTCCCTAAAAAAGTTTTGTCCTCGTTTCTACGTTTTTAGAATTAAAGACAACGAGCTTCTCTCTGCGGCAGGGCAGCTGCCAACTTGACTTTAAAAGCCAGAGCTGCCAACGGACTTGGCTGCTCCGGACCCGATCCACTGTGTGAAGGGTTGAATTGGCCAAGCGCCGAGCTCTTATCGCATATTTTGAATGTGCCTCTGCCTCCCATTAAGGAAGCCTAGTAATAACTTTAATCCACAAGAGGTGTTTCTAGGCAAAGGAATTTTGCATTCCGAGAAGACTCCTAGAGTTAAATAAGGTCTGTCTCCAAGATTTATAGCGACTTTCAAAACTTCAATACTTTTTCAGAAATCAGCCCTATGTCAGAGGTACTCAAAAGTGCTTCAGCCTTGCCAGGTGTTCTGTGACTTTCCATGATACAGACCAGTGCTCCTCAAACTCTAAGGAGCATAAGAAacacctgggcttttgtttaaaatgcagactATGATTCTGTAAGCTTGGGTTCTAGGCTAGGGATCAAGATTCTGCATTCTTAACAGGCTCTCAAGCAATGCTGTTGCTACTCAGTACACGAAGATAGAATTTTTCATATAAgttctctgttttatgttttcatcCCCAACCAAGTCTTGCACCAAAGCACCCCAGATCCTGTTCATAGTGCAACCCTTTTTTATTAGTTCTACCCATCTCTACTTCCTGGTAGCTTTATCCTTCAGTGATCgaccctgctgttgctgctgctgctctcctGTCTTCTCAGAgatccctctcctctttctccctaaAAGTGGGTTACCTTCGAGTCTGAGAACAAACCACTGGAATTGTTCCACCAGGGCCCCTCCCCACCACTGCagagtgggtaaagaattcttGACAATGCAGTTGATGTCCATTTCAGCCCTTTCAAGCTGCTAGAGCAACAGCAGTTCCAGAGGAAGTAGTAGGGGTGAATCCGCTGGGGAGCTATTCCAGACTATCCTTGCCAAGCCACCcccctacacatacacacacacaactactggATCCCTGTGCTGTATTCAGAAAAAGACCTCCCAAATAATTCTGGTACAACCCTCTGTGTATGTGTAAACAAGTGAATGATCTTCAAGTGCAATGAGATAAAATGATAATGTCAGCAATGAGTTAATTGCTATGAAAAAAATATCCTCAAGGTTTTAGGGGGAAAACATATATCTAAGACATGGTAGAAATTGAGAAAGATTTCCTAGACAGTAGGCAgagaatagctaacatttattaagcatttactacacattacctcatttaatccctgctgctgctactgctgctaagtcacttcagtcgtgtccgactctgtgtgaccccatagacggcagcccaccaggctcccccgtccctgggattctctaggcaagaacactggagtgggttgccatttctttctccaatgcatgaagtgaaaagtgaaagtgaagtcgctcagtcgtgttggactcttagcgactccatggactgcggcccaccaggctcctctgtccacgggattttccaggcaagagtattgtagtggggtgccattgccttctccgcatttatatacatttatatacatttatatatatatacaatgtatataatgtaaatactacttttacatttgttttagaAATCAAGGCAGAGAGATTCAGATACTTGCTTGTTCTTCCTGTGATGGTGCTGAGATTTAAATCTGGTTCTAATCTGACCTGAGAATCCACAATCCAGGCACTTAGCCACTGTATATGATTTCTTGTTGGTAGTTGTTATTGTTCCATTACCTCTGGTCTGTTATTACCTGCAGAGGAACAGTGCTCCCACATTCGTGTCtgccatcaccttcactagtGGGTTTTAAACCCACTGGGGTCCTTTGGGTTTCTCAGCGCTCTTGTGGAGAGCTGAAAGTGAGGTTGAGAGGGCTGAGCTAGGAGTTCCTCCCTTGCTCCGCCTCCATATCCCTGCTGTGACCAAGGAGCtctacttttattgttttttatgttgAGTGACCTTGAAAAGATATCTTTGGCAGAAAAGGTTCCTAAAATGTTAAAAGCCAATGGCGCACAGAAAAGTCTATAAACATGGCACAATCGACTCTTTATTCTTTGTCCTCCTCATATCTCTATAGCTTTATTCCCCAACAATATCCCATGAATTCTACCATCAAACCACACTGAACCTGCCCTTCCCTGAACATGCCTTTAATGCTGTGGTTCTTCTATGATGTCACTAAAATGTAAGCTCGTTTAAGCTGGGGACTTTTTCGCTGCTGTGTCCCCACTGCCTGGAACTATACCTGGCATAGAGTTAAgtactcaatacatatttattaagtgaGTAAGTGTTCTTCCCCAGTTCCCTGCTATGCAACAGTCTGTTTATTCTTCAAGACCAACTCAAATGTCACTGCCTCTAGAAGTCTCCATCATTTCTGATCCTCACCCACCAACACTGTAAATCTAAGAGTACTCATCCTATTGTGCTGTGACTTTTGTGTGGGGCTCTGTCTCCATCCACACACTCCTGCAGTGTGAACTCCAGGACGGTGCAGAAACAATGCCTGCTCAGGAAATAACTCTAATAAAAGTTACCTCTGCTTCCCCATCCCAGAACTCTGTTTCAAGTTGTTTCCGATCAGGAGGTAATCCATCAGGACAGAAGGTTCAGTAAAACCAGCTTAACCATAACAgttctgaaggcaggaggagaaggggatgacagaggatgagatagttggatggcatcaccgattcagtggacatgagtttgagaaagttccaggagatggtgaaggaaaggtaagcctggcatgctcctgttcatggggtcacaaagagttggacaagactgagtgactgaacaacaaccataatAGTTAACTTTGACTCAAATCTTTCTTGAGCTTTACAGTCTCACTCCTGTGGACGTATTGCATTGACTTGTGACCCTCCACCTGAATTCctggatttttctttgtttactcCCTACTCAGATCTTATCCTTACCTTGACTCTGATGGGTCGCCAGGGTTGATTCACTTCATACTAACTCCTGATGTTTAAGCCTTAATCATAAGCTCTTCTGATTCTGGTTAAGGCTATATTGATCCTAACTAGCTATTTAGCCTCTATTAACAAGTTGCCCTGAGTCAGGTATTGCCAGTCCCAGGAATAAAAAGCAggtaagagagaaagagggggtctcccaggtagctcagtgctaaagaatctgccagcaatgcaggagacacggtttcaattcctggattgggaagatccccaaggaaatggcaacctactccagtattcttacctggagaatcccatggacagagaa from Bos mutus isolate GX-2022 chromosome 19, NWIPB_WYAK_1.1, whole genome shotgun sequence encodes:
- the SMARCD2 gene encoding SWI/SNF-related matrix-associated actin-dependent regulator of chromatin subfamily D member 2, which translates into the protein MSGRGAGGFPLPPLSPGGGAVAAALGAPPPPAGPGMLPGPALRGPGPAGGVGGPGAAAFRPMGPAGPAAQYQRPGMSPGSRMPMAGLQVGPPAGSPFGTAAPLRPGMPPTMMDPFRKRLLVPQAQPPMPAQRRGLKRRKMADKVLPQRIRELVPESQAYMDLLAFERKLDQTIARKRMEIQEAIKKPLTQKRKLRIYISNTFSPSKAEGDTAGTTGTPGGTPAGDKVASWELRVEGKLLDDPSKQKRKFSSFFKSLVIELDKELYGPDNHLVEWHRMPTTQETDGFQVKRPGDLNVKCTLLLMLDHQPPQYKLDPRLARLLGVHTQTRAAIMQALWLYIKHNQLQDGHEREYINCNRYFRQIFSCGRLRFSEIPMKLAGLLQHPDPIVINHVISVDPNDQKKTACYDIDVEVDDPLKAQMSNFLASTTNQQEIASLDVKIHETIESINQLKTQRDFMLSFSTDPQDFIQEWLRSQRRDLKIITDVIGNPEEERRAAFYHQPWAQEAVGRHIFAKVQQRRQELEQVLGIRLT